From Papaver somniferum cultivar HN1 unplaced genomic scaffold, ASM357369v1 unplaced-scaffold_99, whole genome shotgun sequence, the proteins below share one genomic window:
- the LOC113346206 gene encoding uncharacterized protein LOC113346206: MYKVVAKLLSNIIKPSLDSFISWSQTAFVPGRQILENIVIAKELLHSMNNSSAKDGYFALTVDMAKAYDRVNWKFLYDMLTLMGVHGHSLSLIMKCVTSVSFSINLNGGPHGLFRSERGMVIKKAHIDYNDCIRDNPRFSLEETITDVVSWQPPEYDYCKVNVDAAFTPNK; encoded by the exons ATGTATAAAGTGGTGGCGAAGTTACTATCCAACATAATCAAGCCTTCTCTTGATAGCTTCATATCTTGGTCTCAAACTGCATTCGTTCCGGGAAGACAAATTcttgaaaatattgttattgccaAAGAGCTTCTTCATTCCATGAATAACTCCTCTGCCAAGGATGGTTACTTTGCTCTAACAGTAGACATGGCAAAAGCTTATGATCGGGTAAACTGGAAGTTTCTGTATGATATGCTAACTTTGATGGGAGTTCATGGCCATTCTCTTTCACTCATCATGAAGTGTGTAACATCTGTTTCCTTCTCCATTAACTTAAATGGAGGCCCTCACGGATTATTTAGAAGTGAAAGAG GTATGGTGATCAAAAAAGCGCATATTGATTATAATGATTGTATTCGGGATAATCCGAGATTTTCTCttgaagaaacaatcacagatGTTGTTTCTTGGCAACCTCCAGAATACGATTACTGCAAAGTCAATGTGGACGCAGCTTTTACTCCTAATAAATGA